A DNA window from Streptomyces parvus contains the following coding sequences:
- a CDS encoding VOC family protein, whose product MTEAEQITPVHGIPCWVSLMTRDLRAAQDFYGTVLGWTFRSGTLGEGFSVAHVDALPVAGIGQIAPGLPTAVSWTPYFAVSDVDTAAARVRERGGTIAVGPIRIGPGRGAVAADREGAAFGFWEGRTPPWSFGRDSAPASLELRTSHAFDSAIFYAEVFGWASEEPGGCEVGYAYRQDAVVVRQGGSTVATLRGGGDASSPDPRLRPRWHVRFQVEDLEAATGAARAAGGTAGPPVDSPADGSEAVIEDPDGGIFTVCAHPA is encoded by the coding sequence ATGACCGAGGCAGAGCAGATCACCCCGGTGCACGGGATCCCGTGCTGGGTCAGCCTCATGACCCGGGACCTGCGCGCCGCCCAGGACTTCTACGGGACCGTCCTCGGATGGACCTTCCGCTCCGGCACTCTCGGCGAGGGCTTCTCCGTCGCCCACGTCGACGCCCTGCCCGTCGCCGGCATCGGACAGATCGCCCCCGGCCTGCCCACGGCCGTCTCCTGGACCCCGTACTTCGCCGTCTCGGACGTGGACACCGCCGCGGCCCGCGTCCGGGAACGGGGCGGCACCATCGCCGTCGGCCCGATCCGGATCGGGCCCGGGCGGGGAGCCGTGGCCGCCGACCGGGAAGGAGCCGCGTTCGGCTTCTGGGAGGGCCGGACCCCGCCCTGGTCGTTCGGCCGCGACAGCGCACCCGCCTCCCTCGAACTGCGCACGAGCCACGCCTTCGACTCCGCGATCTTCTACGCCGAGGTGTTCGGCTGGGCCTCCGAGGAACCCGGGGGCTGCGAGGTCGGCTACGCCTACCGGCAGGACGCGGTCGTCGTACGGCAGGGCGGCAGCACCGTGGCCACCCTGCGAGGCGGCGGGGACGCGTCGTCCCCCGACCCCCGGCTGCGCCCGCGGTGGCACGTCCGCTTCCAGGTCGAGGACCTGGAAGCGGCCACCGGGGCCGCCCGCGCGGCGGGCGGCACGGCCGGCCCGCCGGTGGACTCGCCCGCCGACGGAAGCGAAGCGGTGATCGAGGACCCCGACGGCGGTATCTTCACCGTCTGCGCCCACCCGGCGTGA
- a CDS encoding GNAT family N-acetyltransferase — translation MTSISRLRPDHAEALLAFERENRTYFAASITDRGDAYFAEFTERHRVLLAEQDAGLHHLHLIEDGDGGVLGRINLVEVRNSSAELGYRIAEKAAGQGLATWAVQQVCLLAVEEYGLTSLRAETTLDNTGSRAVLARTGFEPLEDVMFGDRPGRRYVLDLSGGAPPAH, via the coding sequence ATGACGTCGATCAGCCGACTCCGCCCCGACCATGCCGAGGCTCTGCTCGCCTTCGAGCGGGAGAACCGGACCTACTTCGCCGCGTCCATCACCGACCGGGGCGACGCCTATTTCGCGGAGTTCACCGAACGCCATCGCGTCCTGCTCGCCGAGCAGGACGCGGGGCTGCACCACCTCCACCTCATCGAGGACGGCGACGGCGGCGTCCTCGGCCGGATCAACCTCGTCGAGGTGCGGAACTCTTCGGCCGAGCTGGGCTACCGGATAGCGGAGAAGGCCGCGGGCCAGGGGCTGGCCACCTGGGCGGTCCAGCAGGTCTGTTTGCTGGCGGTGGAGGAGTACGGCCTCACCTCGCTGCGCGCCGAGACGACGCTGGACAACACGGGCTCCCGCGCGGTGCTGGCGCGTACGGGGTTCGAGCCGCTGGAGGACGTCATGTTCGGCGACCGCCCCGGGCGGCGGTACGTCCTGGATCTGAGCGGGGGCGCTCCCCCGGCCCACTGA
- a CDS encoding alpha/beta fold hydrolase, with protein sequence MTQFVLVAGAWLGSWAWRDVEPDLRAAGSGVHPLTLSGLADKQGPVAGLQTHVQDIVDEVERLGLRDVVLVGHSYAGIPVGQAAERIGDRLARVVFVDSNVPVDGESFVSGWPDGRAGVEAAIAANEGFWPSPTAADCVDQGLTDEHIARFIGGATPHPGATLTDPAVLAGPLGLLPATYVKCLLDWPEPSPEVAELLTSERWRLVTMNTGHWPMFSQPRELARILLDAAGPDPAGSEA encoded by the coding sequence ATGACGCAATTCGTACTCGTGGCAGGGGCCTGGCTCGGTTCGTGGGCGTGGCGCGACGTGGAGCCCGACCTGCGCGCGGCCGGTAGCGGGGTCCACCCGCTGACGCTGTCGGGGCTCGCCGACAAGCAGGGGCCGGTGGCAGGGCTGCAGACGCACGTCCAGGACATCGTCGACGAGGTCGAGCGCCTCGGCCTGCGCGATGTGGTGCTCGTCGGGCACAGCTACGCGGGGATCCCGGTCGGGCAGGCGGCCGAGCGGATCGGCGACCGGCTCGCCCGCGTGGTCTTCGTCGACTCCAACGTCCCGGTCGACGGCGAGTCGTTCGTCTCCGGCTGGCCGGACGGCCGGGCCGGTGTGGAGGCCGCCATCGCCGCCAACGAGGGCTTCTGGCCGTCGCCGACCGCCGCCGACTGCGTGGACCAGGGACTCACCGACGAGCACATCGCCCGGTTCATCGGCGGCGCGACACCCCACCCCGGCGCCACGCTCACCGATCCCGCGGTCCTGGCGGGTCCGTTGGGGCTGCTGCCCGCGACATACGTCAAGTGTCTGCTCGACTGGCCCGAGCCGAGCCCCGAGGTGGCCGAGCTGCTGACGAGCGAGCGCTGGCGGCTGGTCACGATGAACACCGGCCACTGGCCGATGTTCTCGCAGCCGCGCGAGCTCGCCCGGATCCTGCTCGACGCGGCGGGGCCGGACCCGGCGGGATCGGAAGCGTGA
- a CDS encoding ABC transporter substrate-binding protein — protein MRSSVLRRTCTAAIATALAVTGLAACNSEGDSAADGKTRITVNCWPQPSAKTDHKRFDEDVRTFEKQNPDIDVVAHDAFPCQDPKTFDAKLAGGQMEDVFYTYFTDTERVVSINQAADITEYVKDLKAYKDIAQPLRDAYTVDGKIYGIPRTNYSMGLLYSKPLLTKAGLDPSKPPTTWAEVQAAAKKIAALGDGTVGFAEYSAQNQGGWHFTASIYSQGGAVVSEDGKKATVDTPEGRAVLQNLKDMRWRDNSMGAKQLLIINDTLQMMGSGKLGMYLAAPDNVPRIVKEAGGRYEDLAFAPMPGGKGTLMGGDGYMFNKKATPEQIKAGLKWLEWTFLTPGQGYMNNYARAASDKSPVGLPEPRLFTGATDAKDQELKKASANVPVENYRAFIDGGQQLDMKLEPKHGQQIYAVLDGAVSAVLTKEDADIDALLKDAQSKIDGILARG, from the coding sequence ATGAGAAGTTCTGTTCTTCGTCGCACCTGCACCGCCGCCATCGCCACCGCACTTGCCGTCACCGGCCTGGCCGCCTGCAACTCCGAGGGCGACAGCGCGGCGGACGGCAAGACGCGCATCACGGTCAACTGCTGGCCCCAGCCGAGTGCGAAGACCGACCACAAGCGGTTCGACGAGGACGTCAGGACGTTCGAGAAGCAGAACCCCGACATCGACGTCGTCGCGCACGACGCCTTCCCGTGCCAGGACCCCAAGACCTTCGACGCGAAGCTCGCCGGCGGGCAGATGGAAGACGTCTTCTACACGTACTTCACCGACACCGAACGCGTCGTCTCCATCAACCAGGCCGCGGACATCACCGAGTACGTCAAGGACCTCAAGGCGTACAAGGACATAGCCCAGCCCCTGCGCGACGCCTACACCGTCGACGGCAAGATCTACGGCATCCCGCGCACCAACTACTCCATGGGCCTGCTCTACAGCAAGCCGCTCCTCACCAAGGCCGGGCTTGACCCCAGCAAGCCGCCCACCACCTGGGCAGAGGTCCAGGCCGCGGCCAAGAAGATCGCCGCGCTCGGCGACGGAACCGTGGGCTTCGCCGAGTACAGCGCGCAGAACCAGGGCGGCTGGCACTTCACCGCCTCGATCTACTCCCAGGGCGGCGCCGTCGTCAGCGAGGACGGCAAGAAGGCCACGGTCGACACCCCCGAGGGCAGGGCCGTCCTGCAGAACCTCAAGGACATGCGCTGGCGCGACAACTCCATGGGTGCCAAGCAACTCCTCATCATCAACGACACCCTCCAGATGATGGGCTCCGGCAAGCTCGGCATGTACCTGGCCGCCCCCGACAACGTCCCGCGTATCGTCAAGGAGGCCGGTGGCAGGTACGAAGACCTCGCCTTCGCCCCGATGCCCGGCGGCAAGGGCACCCTCATGGGCGGCGACGGCTACATGTTCAACAAGAAGGCCACTCCCGAGCAGATCAAGGCCGGCCTCAAGTGGCTGGAGTGGACCTTCCTCACCCCGGGCCAGGGCTACATGAACAACTACGCCCGCGCGGCCTCGGACAAGTCCCCGGTCGGCCTGCCCGAGCCGCGGCTGTTCACCGGCGCCACCGACGCCAAGGACCAGGAGCTGAAGAAGGCATCGGCCAACGTCCCGGTCGAGAACTACCGGGCCTTCATCGACGGCGGCCAGCAGCTCGACATGAAGCTGGAGCCCAAGCACGGCCAGCAGATCTACGCGGTCCTCGACGGCGCCGTCTCGGCCGTCCTGACGAAGGAGGACGCGGACATCGACGCGCTGCTCAAGGACGCCCAGTCCAAGATCGACGGAATCCTGGCCCGAGGCTGA
- a CDS encoding endo alpha-1,4 polygalactosaminidase: MPQPTVRPPLRRGRVLAALAGGIAVAAGAGLLLSHASATDSPAKAAPKVVPPTANAAFDYQIGGPYTPPAGVEAVSRDRGARPADGLYNVCYVNAFQTQPDALDRWEENDPDLLLRDADGDLVEDEAWGEALLDTSTADKRTRLAKIVGEWIDGCAESGFQAVEPDNLDSFERSDGLLTRADNAAFAKLLADRAHAAGLAIGQKNTTDLLGKREEIGFDFAVAEECGRYDECADYASAYDNRVFVVEYTAGDFKEACSSVGATVSVVRRDLDVVPVGRPGYVFRAC, encoded by the coding sequence ATGCCCCAGCCCACCGTCCGTCCTCCACTCCGCCGCGGGCGCGTCCTCGCCGCCCTGGCCGGCGGGATCGCGGTCGCGGCGGGAGCGGGACTGCTCCTGTCCCACGCCTCCGCCACGGACTCCCCGGCCAAGGCCGCGCCGAAGGTCGTGCCGCCCACCGCGAACGCGGCCTTCGACTACCAGATCGGCGGGCCGTACACCCCGCCCGCCGGGGTCGAGGCGGTCTCCCGGGACCGGGGCGCCCGACCCGCCGACGGCCTCTACAACGTCTGTTACGTCAACGCCTTCCAGACCCAGCCCGACGCCCTCGACCGGTGGGAGGAGAACGACCCGGATCTGCTGCTGCGTGACGCCGACGGCGACCTGGTCGAGGACGAGGCCTGGGGCGAGGCACTGCTCGACACCTCGACCGCGGACAAGCGCACCCGGCTGGCGAAGATCGTCGGTGAGTGGATCGACGGCTGCGCGGAGTCCGGCTTCCAGGCGGTGGAGCCGGACAACCTCGACTCCTTCGAGCGTTCCGACGGTCTGCTGACCCGGGCGGACAACGCGGCGTTCGCGAAGCTCCTGGCCGACCGCGCGCACGCGGCGGGCCTGGCGATCGGCCAGAAGAACACCACGGACCTGCTGGGGAAGCGCGAGGAGATCGGGTTCGACTTCGCCGTCGCCGAGGAGTGCGGCCGCTACGACGAGTGCGCCGACTACGCCTCCGCGTACGACAACAGGGTCTTCGTCGTCGAGTACACCGCCGGTGACTTCAAAGAGGCGTGTTCGTCCGTGGGGGCGACGGTCTCCGTGGTGCGCCGGGATCTCGACGTCGTCCCGGTCGGGCGGCCGGGGTACGTGTTCCGCGCCTGCTGA
- a CDS encoding carbohydrate ABC transporter permease yields the protein MTQTAPPPVRKAPAVRARKSGDTPAERSVRTVISPLALAGRRGKVAYWSVFALVVLLFAFAFLFPVYWMVTGAMKPPEEVVRTPPTLVPEQWRLSGYTDAWELMRLPTHLWNTVVQATGAWVLQIVFCTAAAYSLSKLKPAFGNVILGGILATLMVPVQALVVPKYLTIADMPLIHVNLLNEPLAIWLPAVANAFNLYLLKRFFDQIPRDVLEAAEIDGAGRLRTLWSIVLPLSRPVLGVVSIFALVAVWQDFLWPLMVFSDTEKQPISVALVQLSQNVPLTVLIGAMVIASIPMVLMFLLFQRHIIAGISAGGTKG from the coding sequence ATGACACAGACAGCTCCACCCCCGGTACGGAAAGCGCCCGCCGTCCGCGCCAGGAAGTCCGGCGACACCCCGGCCGAGCGGTCCGTACGCACCGTCATCTCGCCGCTGGCGCTCGCCGGACGCCGCGGCAAGGTCGCGTACTGGTCGGTCTTCGCCCTCGTCGTCCTGCTCTTCGCGTTCGCGTTCCTCTTCCCCGTCTACTGGATGGTCACGGGCGCGATGAAACCGCCCGAGGAAGTGGTCCGCACCCCGCCCACCCTCGTCCCCGAGCAGTGGCGGCTGAGCGGCTACACCGACGCCTGGGAGCTGATGCGGCTCCCGACCCACCTGTGGAACACGGTCGTCCAGGCGACCGGCGCCTGGGTGTTGCAGATCGTCTTCTGCACCGCAGCCGCCTACTCCCTGTCCAAGCTCAAGCCGGCCTTCGGCAACGTGATCCTCGGCGGCATCCTCGCCACCCTCATGGTCCCGGTGCAGGCCCTCGTCGTACCGAAGTACCTCACCATCGCCGACATGCCGCTGATCCACGTCAACCTGCTCAACGAACCCCTGGCCATCTGGCTGCCCGCCGTCGCGAACGCCTTCAACCTCTATCTGCTCAAACGGTTCTTCGACCAGATCCCGCGCGACGTCCTGGAAGCCGCCGAGATCGACGGGGCGGGCAGGCTGCGCACCCTCTGGTCCATCGTCCTGCCCCTGTCGAGGCCGGTCCTCGGCGTCGTGTCGATCTTCGCGCTGGTCGCCGTCTGGCAGGACTTCCTCTGGCCGCTGATGGTCTTCTCCGACACCGAGAAGCAGCCGATCAGCGTCGCCCTCGTGCAGCTCTCGCAGAACGTCCCGCTGACCGTGCTGATCGGGGCCATGGTCATCGCGAGCATCCCGATGGTCCTGATGTTCCTGCTCTTCCAACGGCACATCATCGCCGGAATCAGCGCGGGCGGCACGAAGGGCTGA
- a CDS encoding glycoside hydrolase family 13 protein → MEGSQLAADDWWRSAVIYQVYVRSFADGDGDGTGDLTGVRSRLPYLAELGVDALWFTPWYLSPMADGGYDVADYRAIDPAFGNLAEAEKLIAEAREADIRTIIDIVPNHVSDQHAWFRAALAAGPGSPERELFHFRPGRGAHGELPPNDWESEFGGVPWTRVEDGEWYLHLFATEQPDLNWAHPAVRQEHEDVLRFWFERGVAGVRIDSAALVAKDPALPDLAGHRGAHPYVDRDELHDIYRSWRAIADEFGGVFVGEVWLPDAERFARYLRPDELHTAFNFTFLSCPWDAGLLRRAIDDTLAEHAPVGAPATWVLCNHDITRTVTRYGREDTGFAFTAKAFGVPSDLELGTRRARAAALLSLALPGSVYLYQGEELGLPEADVPLDRIQDPMYFRSQGRAPGRDGCRTPLPWATGEPFAGFGSTVEPWLPLPADWASRAADLQERDPGSMLALYREALRQRRSLTALHTEPLRWLSEEPGLLVFARGEHLVCAVNLAEHPTQLPAHTEVLLTSGPLDADGRLPRDTAVWLAL, encoded by the coding sequence ATGGAAGGCAGCCAGCTCGCCGCCGACGACTGGTGGCGCTCTGCCGTCATATACCAGGTCTACGTCCGCAGCTTCGCCGACGGCGACGGCGACGGCACCGGCGATCTGACGGGCGTACGGTCCCGGCTGCCCTACCTGGCCGAACTCGGCGTCGACGCGCTCTGGTTCACCCCCTGGTACCTGTCGCCGATGGCGGACGGCGGATACGACGTCGCCGACTACCGGGCCATCGACCCCGCCTTCGGCAACCTCGCCGAGGCCGAGAAGCTCATCGCCGAGGCCCGCGAGGCAGACATCCGCACCATCATCGACATCGTCCCGAACCACGTCTCCGACCAGCACGCCTGGTTCAGGGCGGCGCTCGCCGCGGGCCCCGGCAGCCCGGAGCGCGAACTCTTCCACTTCCGCCCCGGCCGCGGCGCCCACGGCGAACTGCCCCCCAACGACTGGGAGAGCGAGTTCGGCGGGGTGCCCTGGACCCGCGTCGAGGACGGCGAGTGGTACCTCCACCTGTTCGCCACCGAGCAGCCCGACCTCAACTGGGCCCACCCCGCCGTACGCCAGGAACACGAGGACGTCCTGCGCTTCTGGTTCGAGAGAGGCGTCGCCGGCGTGCGCATCGACTCCGCCGCCCTCGTCGCCAAGGATCCCGCCCTCCCGGACCTCGCAGGACACCGGGGGGCCCACCCGTACGTCGACCGGGACGAACTGCATGACATCTACCGGAGCTGGCGGGCCATCGCCGACGAGTTCGGCGGCGTCTTCGTCGGCGAGGTCTGGCTGCCCGACGCGGAGCGCTTCGCCCGCTACCTCCGCCCCGACGAACTGCACACCGCCTTCAACTTCACCTTCCTCAGCTGTCCCTGGGACGCCGGGCTGCTGCGCCGCGCCATCGACGACACCCTCGCCGAGCACGCCCCCGTCGGCGCCCCCGCCACCTGGGTCCTCTGCAACCACGACATCACCCGCACCGTCACCCGCTACGGCCGCGAGGACACCGGATTCGCCTTCACGGCCAAGGCGTTCGGCGTCCCCAGCGACCTGGAACTCGGCACCCGCCGTGCCCGCGCCGCCGCCCTCCTCTCCCTCGCCCTGCCCGGCTCGGTCTACCTCTACCAGGGCGAGGAGCTGGGCCTGCCCGAGGCCGACGTACCACTGGACCGCATCCAGGACCCCATGTACTTCCGCTCCCAGGGGCGGGCCCCCGGCCGCGACGGCTGCCGCACCCCGCTGCCCTGGGCGACCGGCGAACCCTTCGCCGGCTTCGGCTCCACCGTGGAACCCTGGCTCCCCCTGCCCGCCGACTGGGCGTCCCGCGCGGCCGACCTCCAGGAGCGGGACCCCGGCTCCATGCTGGCCCTCTACCGCGAAGCCCTGCGGCAACGGCGCTCCCTGACCGCCCTGCACACCGAACCGCTGCGCTGGCTGAGCGAGGAGCCCGGCCTCCTCGTGTTCGCCCGGGGCGAGCACCTCGTCTGCGCCGTCAATCTCGCCGAGCACCCTACACAGCTCCCCGCCCACACCGAGGTCCTGCTCACCAGCGGCCCCCTGGACGCCGACGGCCGACTGCCCCGGGACACGGCGGTGTGGCTGGCCCTCTGA
- a CDS encoding DUF6630 family protein, which translates to MPHPRDTDPIRASLGEIASLLAPAHPGVAEEVLRAHDSPHDYVSAFADRLNERGIDEPVDNLAWVALIDALAAHGLLAEFDWKEDPQEIRAQLRKLESRPSVDPWVLFEADGTTLPTEAFLHACGRHYREVGAALAVLDIASDCYPVAGLRAARADELTVLAARAGFPVHHLGAARRRP; encoded by the coding sequence ATGCCCCACCCGCGCGACACCGACCCGATCCGCGCCTCCCTGGGCGAGATCGCCTCCCTGCTCGCCCCGGCGCACCCCGGCGTCGCCGAGGAGGTGCTCCGCGCCCACGACAGCCCCCACGACTACGTGAGCGCTTTCGCCGACCGGCTGAACGAGCGGGGCATCGACGAGCCGGTCGACAACCTCGCCTGGGTCGCGCTCATCGACGCGCTCGCCGCGCACGGTCTGCTTGCGGAGTTCGACTGGAAGGAGGACCCGCAGGAGATCCGGGCCCAGCTGCGGAAGCTGGAATCGCGGCCCTCCGTGGACCCCTGGGTGCTCTTCGAGGCCGACGGGACCACCCTGCCGACCGAGGCGTTCCTGCACGCCTGCGGTCGCCACTACCGGGAGGTCGGTGCGGCCCTGGCCGTCCTCGACATCGCATCCGACTGCTACCCGGTGGCCGGTCTGCGGGCGGCCCGGGCCGACGAGCTGACCGTGCTCGCCGCCCGGGCGGGCTTTCCCGTGCACCACCTCGGCGCGGCCCGCCGCAGGCCGTGA
- a CDS encoding lysophospholipid acyltransferase family protein — MLSRIAAAVVPSLGRLTVTSDLATAPAAGSIIVANHTSLADPGIVLAALLRLGVEPVVMATAGLWRIPVLGRLLEQGGHVPVHRNTHRAAGALDAAAVALREGRHLLIYGEGRLPCRLDAAEAPPESFRSGLARLARASGAPVVPLGQAGARRVTSGRCVKQISGLLTAPARRPRLHVHIGSPLHLPPEVGTATATARAAVTAAWRTAAHHLGEPAALTGG, encoded by the coding sequence GTGCTCAGCCGCATCGCCGCCGCCGTCGTCCCCTCGCTCGGACGCCTCACCGTCACGTCCGACCTCGCCACGGCCCCCGCCGCCGGCAGCATCATCGTCGCCAACCACACCTCCCTGGCCGACCCGGGCATCGTCCTCGCCGCACTGCTGCGCCTCGGGGTCGAACCCGTCGTCATGGCCACCGCGGGCCTGTGGCGCATCCCGGTCCTCGGCCGTCTCCTGGAGCAGGGCGGCCACGTGCCCGTGCACCGGAACACCCATCGGGCGGCGGGCGCCCTCGACGCGGCCGCCGTCGCGCTGCGGGAGGGCCGCCATCTGCTCATCTACGGCGAGGGACGACTGCCCTGCCGCCTGGACGCGGCCGAGGCCCCGCCGGAGAGCTTCCGCAGCGGCCTCGCCCGCCTCGCCCGGGCGTCCGGGGCGCCTGTCGTGCCGCTCGGCCAGGCGGGCGCCCGCCGGGTGACCTCGGGCCGGTGCGTCAAGCAGATCTCCGGGCTCCTCACCGCCCCGGCCCGCCGCCCCCGCCTCCACGTCCACATCGGCTCCCCGCTCCACCTCCCGCCGGAGGTGGGGACGGCGACCGCCACGGCCCGTGCGGCCGTCACCGCCGCCTGGCGCACCGCCGCGCACCACCTCGGCGAACCCGCGGCGCTCACCGGAGGCTGA
- a CDS encoding LLM class flavin-dependent oxidoreductase — translation MRSPAADRTVSVLLPRDLPADRVLPYARRAEELGFDAVWVVEDLGFRGGIAQAAAVLASTDRIRVGIGLLPAGARNVAFAALEIASLAQLFPGRIDVTVGHGMPQWMRSVGQWPHSPLTFLREYIDALRALLRGEPVQLRGEYVHLDGVQLDRSALPDAVPDILAGVRGPKSLALSGDVADGTVLAEPVAPEYVRTALGQIAAQRPHRLVAYNIASVGADPSAALAAARPGLEWIGEPDWHAHIVPLPFADELVALRAGCASREEFAARMPDGWVARLAVAGTPAEARARLDGLRAAGVTDNVLAPVGPDPLGALDPLAAVLDT, via the coding sequence GTGCGTTCCCCCGCCGCCGATCGGACCGTGAGCGTCCTGCTGCCGCGCGACCTGCCCGCCGACCGCGTCCTGCCGTACGCGCGACGGGCCGAGGAGCTGGGGTTCGACGCCGTCTGGGTGGTCGAGGACCTCGGCTTCCGCGGCGGCATCGCCCAGGCGGCCGCCGTGCTGGCGTCCACCGACCGGATCCGGGTCGGCATCGGACTGCTGCCCGCCGGGGCCCGCAACGTGGCGTTCGCCGCGCTGGAGATCGCCTCGCTGGCGCAGCTCTTCCCCGGCCGGATCGACGTAACCGTGGGGCACGGCATGCCCCAATGGATGCGCAGCGTCGGTCAGTGGCCCCACAGCCCGCTCACCTTCCTTCGCGAGTACATCGACGCCCTGCGGGCCCTGCTCCGCGGCGAACCGGTGCAGCTTCGCGGGGAGTACGTGCACCTCGACGGCGTACAGCTCGACCGCAGTGCGCTGCCCGACGCCGTGCCCGACATCCTGGCGGGCGTACGCGGCCCCAAGTCCCTGGCGCTCTCCGGCGACGTGGCGGACGGGACCGTCCTCGCGGAGCCGGTCGCCCCCGAGTACGTGCGGACGGCGCTCGGGCAGATCGCCGCCCAACGCCCCCACCGGCTCGTCGCGTACAACATCGCGTCCGTCGGCGCCGATCCGTCCGCCGCGCTGGCCGCCGCCCGCCCGGGCCTGGAGTGGATCGGCGAGCCCGACTGGCACGCGCACATCGTGCCGCTCCCGTTCGCCGACGAACTGGTCGCGCTGCGGGCCGGGTGCGCGAGCCGCGAGGAGTTCGCGGCGCGCATGCCCGACGGCTGGGTCGCCCGGCTCGCCGTGGCCGGGACGCCGGCGGAGGCCCGGGCCCGTCTCGACGGGCTGCGGGCGGCGGGCGTCACCGACAACGTCCTCGCTCCGGTCGGCCCTGATCCCCTGGGAGCCCTCGATCCACTGGCGGCCGTTCTCGACACCTGA
- a CDS encoding DinB family protein gives MTLSQPKADLQRYLQSARDALVWKLEGLSEYDARRPLTPTGTNLLGLVKHAAGVELGYFGETFGRPFGEVVPAFEDDAEANQDMWATADESREDILALYRRVTRHADATIAELPLDAVGRVAWWPDERSRVTLHQILVHVISDLQRHAGHADVVRELVDGAVGLRSGNDNMPPGDRAWWEGYRQRLEQAARDAG, from the coding sequence ATGACCCTTTCGCAGCCGAAGGCCGACCTCCAGCGCTATCTCCAGTCCGCTCGCGACGCCCTGGTGTGGAAGCTCGAAGGGCTGTCGGAATACGACGCCCGGCGCCCCCTGACGCCGACCGGCACGAACCTCCTCGGACTGGTCAAGCATGCCGCCGGGGTGGAGCTGGGCTACTTCGGCGAGACGTTCGGGCGGCCGTTCGGCGAGGTGGTGCCCGCCTTCGAGGACGACGCCGAGGCGAACCAGGACATGTGGGCGACCGCCGACGAATCCCGCGAGGACATTCTCGCCCTGTACCGCCGGGTGACCCGGCACGCGGACGCGACGATCGCCGAGCTGCCGCTCGACGCGGTCGGTCGGGTGGCGTGGTGGCCCGACGAGCGGAGCCGGGTGACGCTGCACCAGATCCTGGTCCATGTGATCTCCGACCTCCAGCGGCATGCCGGTCACGCCGACGTCGTGCGGGAGCTCGTCGACGGGGCGGTCGGGCTGCGCTCGGGCAACGACAACATGCCTCCGGGCGACCGCGCGTGGTGGGAGGGCTACCGGCAGCGCCTGGAGCAGGCGGCCCGGGACGCGGGGTAG
- a CDS encoding carbohydrate ABC transporter permease, with amino-acid sequence MKTTSRPAAPARPRSAGTTPPPGDARPAGRGRREALRRKIADQATAYGFLIGGLLCFILFSWYPAIRSVIIAFQKYTPGSDPEWVGTANFTRVFQDPEFTAAWRNTLTFTALALVIGFAIPFVLALVLNELRHAKAFFRVVVYLPVMIPPVVSALLWKWFYDPGAGLANEVLGFLHLPASNWTNGADTALVSLVAVATWANMGGTVLIYLAALQGIPGELYEAAELDGASVWQRVRHVTIPQTRFIILMLMLLQVIATMQVFTEPFVITGGGPENSTVTVLYLIYKYAFLYNDFGGASALSVMLLLVLSAFSALYLRLTRTD; translated from the coding sequence GTGAAGACCACCTCCCGCCCCGCAGCGCCCGCGAGACCGCGGTCCGCCGGTACGACGCCTCCCCCGGGGGACGCGCGCCCGGCGGGCCGCGGGCGCCGGGAAGCGCTGCGCAGGAAGATCGCCGACCAGGCCACCGCGTACGGGTTCCTGATCGGAGGGCTGCTCTGCTTCATCCTGTTCTCGTGGTACCCGGCGATCCGGTCGGTGATCATCGCGTTCCAGAAGTACACCCCCGGCTCCGACCCCGAGTGGGTCGGCACCGCGAACTTCACCCGGGTCTTCCAGGATCCGGAGTTCACGGCCGCCTGGCGCAACACGCTCACCTTCACCGCGCTCGCCCTGGTCATCGGGTTCGCCATTCCGTTCGTCCTGGCGCTCGTCCTCAACGAACTCCGGCACGCCAAGGCGTTCTTCCGGGTCGTCGTCTACCTCCCCGTGATGATCCCGCCGGTCGTCAGCGCCCTGCTGTGGAAGTGGTTCTACGATCCGGGCGCGGGCCTGGCCAACGAGGTGCTCGGCTTTCTCCACCTGCCGGCGTCGAACTGGACCAACGGCGCCGACACCGCGCTCGTCTCGCTGGTCGCCGTCGCCACCTGGGCCAACATGGGCGGCACCGTCCTCATTTACCTCGCCGCCCTCCAGGGCATACCCGGCGAGCTGTACGAGGCGGCCGAGCTCGACGGCGCGTCCGTCTGGCAGCGGGTCCGGCACGTCACGATCCCGCAGACGCGCTTCATCATCCTGATGCTGATGCTCCTTCAGGTCATCGCGACGATGCAGGTGTTCACCGAACCCTTCGTCATCACCGGCGGCGGCCCGGAGAACTCCACCGTCACCGTGCTCTACCTGATCTACAAGTACGCCTTCCTCTACAACGACTTCGGCGGCGCGTCCGCCCTCAGCGTGATGCTCCTCCTGGTGCTCAGCGCGTTCTCCGCCCTGTACCTGCGACTCACCCGCACCGACTGA